The genome window GGTCACCACGGCGGTGGCCAACGGTGACCTGTCGCAGAAGGTCACCGTGCCGGCGCGCGGCGAGGTCGCGCGCCTCGCCGAGACGATCAACCAGATGACCGAGACGCTGCGGATCTTCGCGGACGAGGTCACGCGCGTGGCCAACGAGGTGGGTGCCGAGGGGCAGCTCGGCGGTCAGGCGAACGTGCCGGGTGCGGCGGGAACGTGGAAGGACCTCACCGATTCGGTGAACACGGTCTTCCGGAATCTGACCACCCAGGTGCGGGACATCGCCGCCGTGACGACTGCGGTGGCCAACGGCGACATGTCGCAGAAGGTCACGGTCGACGTGGCCGGCGAGATGCTCGAGCTGAAGAACACCGTCAACGGCATGGTCGACCAGCTGTCGGCGTTCGGTGCCGAGGTCACGCGCGTGGCGCGGGAGATCGGAGTCGAGGGCGAGCTGGGCGGCCAGGCGCAGGTGCCGGGCGCGGCCGGTACGTGGAAGGACCTGACGGACTCCGTCAACACCGCTTTCCGCAACCTCACGGGTCAGGTCCGCAACATCGCGCAGGTGACGACGGCGGTGGCCAACGGCGACCTGTCGCAGAAGGTCACCGTGGACGTCTCCGGCGAGATGCTCCAGCTGAAGAACACCGTGAACACGATGGTGGACCAGCTGTCGAGCTTCGCAGACCAGGTGACCCGCATGGCCCGGGACGTGGGCACGGAGGGCCGCCTGGGCGGCCAGGCCCGCGTGGACGGCGTGTCGGGCACGTGGAAGGAGCTCACCGACTCCGTCAACTCGATGGCGTCCAACCTGACCGGTCAGGTGCGCAACATCGCGCAGGTGACGACGGCCGTGGCGCGCGGCGATCTGTCCCAGAAGATCGACGTCGACGCGCGCGGAGAGATCCTCGAGCTCAAGAACACCATCAACACGATGGTCGACCAGCTCTCCGCCTTCGCCGAGCAGGTGACGCGGGTGGCCCGCGAGGTGGGTACGGAGGGCCGGCTGGGCGGTCAGGCGCAGGTGCCGGGCGTGGCCGGCGTGTGGCGCGACCTGACGGACTCCGTGAACGGCATGGCGGGCAACCTCACCGCGCAGGTGCGCAACATCGCGCAGGTCGCGACCGCCGTGGCGCGCGGTGACCTGTCCCAGAAGATCACCGTGGACGCGCGCGGTGAGATCCTCGAGCTGAAGAACACGCTGAACACGATGGTGGACCAGCTGTCGTCGTTCGCCCAGGAGGTCACGCGCGTCGCCCGTGAGGTCGGTACGGAGGGCATCCTGGGCGGTCAGGCCGAGGTGCAGGGCGTCTCCGGCACCTGGAAGGACCTGACGCAGTCCGTGAACGGCATGGCGAACAACCTGACCATGCAGGTGCGCAACATCGCCGAGGTCACGACCGCGGTCGCCAAGGGCGACCTGTCCAAGAAGATCACCGTCGACGCCAAGGGCGAGATCCTCGAACTGGTCACCACCGTCAACACGATGGTGGACCAGCTGTCGTCGTTCGCCGAGCAGGTGACGCGGGTGGCCCGCGAGGTGGGCACCGAGGGCATTCTGGGCGGTCAGGCGCACGTCCCGGGCGTCACGGGCATCTGGAAGGACCTCAGCGACAACGTCAACCTCATGGCCAACAACCTGACCATGCAGGTGCGGAACATCTCCCAGGTCGCCGCGGCGGTCGCCAACGGTGACCTGACGCGGACGGTGACGATCGAGGCGCGCGGCGAGGTCGCGCAGCTCGCCGACACCTTCAACACGATGGTGAAGACGCTGAGTTCGTTCGCCGACCAGGTCACCAAGGTGGCCCGCGAGGTGGGCACGGACGGCATCCTGGGCGGCCAGGCCTACGTTCCGGGCGTGGCCGGCACGTGGAAGGACCTCACCGAGTCCGTGAACCAGATGGCGTCGAACCTGACCGGTCAGGTGCGCAACATCGCCATGGTGACCACGGCCATCGCCAAGGGCGACCTGACCAAGAAGATCGACATCGACGCGCGCGGTGAGATCCTGGAGCTGAAGACCACCATCAACACGATGGTCGACCAGCTGTCCTCCTTCGCGGAGGAGGTCACGCGCGTGGCCCGCGAGGTGGGCACGGAGGGGCAGCTCGGCGGCCAGGCACGCGTGCGGGACGTCGACGGCACCTGGCGGGACCTGACGGAGTCCGTGAACGAGATGGCCGGGAACCTGACCCGGCAGGTGCGCGCCATCGCGCGCGTGGCGACCGCGGTGACGCGCGGCGACCTCAACCTGAAGATCGACGTGGACGCCTCCGGGGAGATCCAGGAGCTTCAGGACTACATCAACAAGATGATCGCCAACCTGCGCGACACCACGATCGCGAACAAGGAGCAGGACTGGCTCAAGGGCAACCTGGCCCGTATCTCCGCGCTGATGCAGGGCCGCCGTGACCTGGAGGACGTGGCCTCGCTGATCATGAGCGAGCTGACGCCGGTGGTCTCCGCGCAGCACGGCGCGTTCTTCGTCGCGATGCCGCTGGTCGACGGCCAGGACGTGAGCGCCGAGAACGACGACCAGTACGAGCTGCGCATGCTGGGCTCCTACGGCTACTCGATGGGCTCCATGCCGACGTCGTTCCGGCCGGGTGAGGCGCTGATCGGGACGGCGGCCATGGAGAAGCGCACGATCCTGGTGGAGAACGCCCCCAGCGGCTATCTGAAGATCTCCTCCGGGCTCGGGGAGGCGCCGCCCGCCCAGGTGGTCGTCATTCCGGTGCTCTTCGAGGGCAAGGTGCTCGGCGTCATCGAGCTGGCGTCCTTCACGCCGTTCACGCAGATCCAGAAGGACTTCCTGAACCAGATCGCCGAGATGATCGCGACCAGC of Streptomyces cynarae contains these proteins:
- a CDS encoding HAMP domain-containing protein is translated as MESGAATRGTKTRAKGGQSLGNQRAGRGGTTAVDTAALNRLLAALVSMRDGNFRKRLTVSGDGVMSEIAAVFNEVADRNLHLTGELARVRRVVGREGKLTERLETGACEGSWASAIEASNALVDDLVRPVSEVSRVLSAVAEGDLSPRMELRAPGPEGTGHPLRGEFLKVSRTVNNLVDQLSTFTDEVTRVAIEVGTEGKLGGQARLRGMSGSWKDLTESVNTMAYRLTAQVRDIALVTTAVAKGDLSRKVTVHVAGEMLELKNTVNTMVEQLSAFSSEVTRVAREVGTEGILGGQAQVPGVAGVWKDLTDSVNVMAGNLTAQVRGIAQVTTAVANGDLSQKVTVPARGEVARLAETINQMTETLRIFADEVTRVANEVGAEGQLGGQANVPGAAGTWKDLTDSVNTVFRNLTTQVRDIAAVTTAVANGDMSQKVTVDVAGEMLELKNTVNGMVDQLSAFGAEVTRVAREIGVEGELGGQAQVPGAAGTWKDLTDSVNTAFRNLTGQVRNIAQVTTAVANGDLSQKVTVDVSGEMLQLKNTVNTMVDQLSSFADQVTRMARDVGTEGRLGGQARVDGVSGTWKELTDSVNSMASNLTGQVRNIAQVTTAVARGDLSQKIDVDARGEILELKNTINTMVDQLSAFAEQVTRVAREVGTEGRLGGQAQVPGVAGVWRDLTDSVNGMAGNLTAQVRNIAQVATAVARGDLSQKITVDARGEILELKNTLNTMVDQLSSFAQEVTRVAREVGTEGILGGQAEVQGVSGTWKDLTQSVNGMANNLTMQVRNIAEVTTAVAKGDLSKKITVDAKGEILELVTTVNTMVDQLSSFAEQVTRVAREVGTEGILGGQAHVPGVTGIWKDLSDNVNLMANNLTMQVRNISQVAAAVANGDLTRTVTIEARGEVAQLADTFNTMVKTLSSFADQVTKVAREVGTDGILGGQAYVPGVAGTWKDLTESVNQMASNLTGQVRNIAMVTTAIAKGDLTKKIDIDARGEILELKTTINTMVDQLSSFAEEVTRVAREVGTEGQLGGQARVRDVDGTWRDLTESVNEMAGNLTRQVRAIARVATAVTRGDLNLKIDVDASGEIQELQDYINKMIANLRDTTIANKEQDWLKGNLARISALMQGRRDLEDVASLIMSELTPVVSAQHGAFFVAMPLVDGQDVSAENDDQYELRMLGSYGYSMGSMPTSFRPGEALIGTAAMEKRTILVENAPSGYLKISSGLGEAPPAQVVVIPVLFEGKVLGVIELASFTPFTQIQKDFLNQIAEMIATSVNTISVNTKTEVLLKQSQELTEQLRLRSEELEQRQKALQASNAELEEKAELLAQQNRDIEVKNTEIEEARQVLEERAEQLAVSMRYKSEFLANMSHELRTPLNSLLILAKLLADNAEGNLSPKQVEFAETIHGAGSDLLQLINDILDLSKVEAGKMDVSPTRIALVQLVDYVEATFRPLTAEKGLDFSVRVSPELPATLHTDEQRLLQVLRNLLSNAVKFTDTGAVELVIRPAGGDVPMAIREQLLEAGSLRDADAELIAFSVADTGIGIPASKMRVIFEAFKQADGTTSRKYGGTGLGLSISREIARLLGGEIHAQSEPGRGSTFTLYLPLHPSELPPHGYSQLAPTLEAGELLASEAELSAPDIETPAEVKSYQETQNGPAALFRRRRRAVTAGRGGVGQDQVGGEPQGGVLPRQGVRFDGEKVLIVDDDIRNVFALTSVLEQHGLSVLYAENGREGIEVLEQHDDVAVVLMDIMMPEMDGYATTTAIRRMPQFAGLPIIALTAKAMKGDREKAIESGASDYVTKPVDPDHLLSVMEQWMRAE